A genomic window from Deinococcus detaillensis includes:
- the secD gene encoding protein translocase subunit SecD, whose protein sequence is MTFNTPKRPVRRKKAAPQRRNSITTTLAILAVLLLSITFIWRPWQHRDHIGELWGNNFKFITLGLDLEGGLRMTLSPETGTATKDQLSQVKTIIENRINTLGVTEPTVTVSGNKRVVVEIPGATPAVQDSARQIVKQQAKLEFKIVNPGAKQDPAELQRNPASLGYKLSDLGPAEATGSIVAGATAGIDQQRPSVWQVNVNVNPKDSKAFGDFTSKNVQKSMAVVLDGQIKSVATIQSALYNNFQITGSFDSKEASELALVLKSGSLPIKIKVDEERAIGPTLGADAIRSGAIAALVGIAAVFGMLFFYYGFWFGLVGSLGLLFSSVTILGLLGGFGATLTLPGIAGLVLTIGAAVDGNVISFERIKEEMGRGKGLKNAINVGYEHSTLTILDVNASHLLSALALYNYASGPVKGFAVTLIIGVVASAFSNLVFAKWMLYAVANKRDFKAPFRIGVPNINFIKAAPFITTASILLAIAGATFVGVRGLNFGVDFTSGTSITAKAAPSTTTEQVRTAVTSAGIANVTGQSTSIQRDINPTAGGVTYTIKVPELTSDQVKLLDAKINALPGGEVQQTETVGPAVGAELTQQTIYAVLVGLGLILVYVWFRFDFVMGFGSIIAVLHDVAIVMGLYAVAKLEFNIASVAALLTLIGYSLNDSIIVSDRIRENLKLLRGKSYREIVNISINQTLSRTVMTSISTMLPLFSLLIFGGPVLRDFSIALIVGILIGTYSSIYIVAPMVVLLEERMGKKAVTGAATPTTK, encoded by the coding sequence ATGACCTTTAATACCCCCAAACGGCCCGTGCGCCGCAAGAAAGCCGCCCCGCAGCGGCGCAACTCCATCACGACCACCCTCGCCATTTTGGCGGTGCTGCTGCTGAGCATCACCTTTATCTGGCGGCCCTGGCAGCACAGAGACCATATTGGCGAGCTGTGGGGCAACAACTTTAAATTCATTACGCTGGGCCTCGACCTCGAAGGCGGGCTGCGAATGACGCTCTCGCCGGAAACGGGAACGGCCACCAAAGACCAGCTCTCTCAGGTCAAGACCATCATCGAAAACCGCATCAACACCCTAGGCGTCACCGAGCCCACCGTGACGGTCTCGGGCAACAAACGGGTGGTCGTGGAGATTCCGGGAGCCACTCCCGCCGTGCAGGACAGCGCCCGGCAAATCGTCAAGCAGCAGGCCAAGCTGGAATTCAAGATCGTCAACCCCGGAGCCAAGCAGGATCCCGCCGAGTTGCAGCGCAACCCCGCCTCGCTCGGCTACAAGCTCTCCGACCTCGGCCCGGCTGAGGCCACCGGCAGCATCGTGGCGGGCGCGACGGCGGGCATCGACCAGCAGCGGCCCAGCGTCTGGCAAGTCAACGTCAACGTCAATCCCAAAGATTCCAAAGCCTTTGGCGACTTCACCAGCAAGAATGTTCAGAAATCGATGGCGGTGGTGCTCGACGGCCAGATCAAATCGGTGGCCACCATTCAGTCGGCGCTTTACAACAACTTCCAAATCACCGGCAGCTTCGATTCAAAAGAAGCCAGCGAGTTGGCCTTGGTACTGAAATCCGGCTCGCTGCCGATCAAAATTAAAGTGGACGAGGAACGCGCCATCGGCCCGACGCTGGGCGCAGACGCCATCCGCAGCGGCGCAATTGCCGCGCTGGTCGGTATCGCTGCCGTCTTCGGCATGCTGTTTTTCTATTACGGCTTCTGGTTTGGTCTGGTCGGCTCTCTTGGCTTGCTGTTCAGCTCGGTGACCATTCTGGGCTTGCTGGGCGGCTTCGGGGCCACCCTGACCTTGCCGGGCATCGCCGGCCTGGTGCTGACCATCGGCGCGGCAGTGGACGGCAACGTGATTTCCTTCGAGCGCATCAAAGAGGAAATGGGCCGGGGCAAAGGTCTGAAAAACGCCATCAACGTAGGCTACGAACACTCCACCCTGACCATTTTGGACGTGAACGCTTCTCACCTGCTCTCAGCTTTGGCGCTTTACAACTACGCCTCGGGGCCGGTCAAAGGCTTCGCCGTCACTTTGATTATCGGCGTGGTGGCCTCGGCTTTTTCTAACCTGGTGTTCGCCAAGTGGATGCTGTACGCCGTTGCCAACAAGCGCGACTTCAAAGCGCCGTTCAGAATCGGCGTTCCGAACATCAACTTCATCAAAGCGGCTCCCTTTATCACCACTGCCAGTATCTTGCTGGCCATCGCGGGCGCGACCTTCGTAGGCGTGCGGGGACTGAATTTCGGGGTGGACTTCACTTCCGGTACCAGCATCACTGCTAAAGCTGCGCCGAGCACCACCACCGAGCAGGTTCGCACGGCAGTCACCAGCGCCGGCATTGCCAACGTGACCGGCCAAAGCACCAGCATCCAGCGCGACATCAACCCCACAGCGGGGGGCGTGACCTACACCATCAAGGTGCCGGAACTGACCAGCGATCAAGTCAAGCTGCTGGACGCCAAAATCAACGCGCTGCCCGGCGGCGAAGTGCAGCAAACCGAAACGGTGGGGCCAGCGGTGGGCGCAGAACTCACCCAGCAAACCATTTACGCTGTGCTGGTGGGCCTGGGCCTGATTCTTGTTTATGTCTGGTTCCGCTTCGATTTCGTGATGGGATTCGGCTCTATTATCGCCGTGCTGCATGACGTGGCCATCGTGATGGGCCTCTACGCCGTGGCGAAACTGGAATTCAACATCGCTTCGGTGGCGGCCCTCCTGACCTTGATCGGCTACTCACTCAACGATTCCATTATCGTGTCGGACCGTATCCGCGAGAATCTCAAGCTGCTGCGCGGCAAGAGCTACCGCGAAATCGTGAATATCTCGATCAACCAAACGCTCTCGCGCACGGTGATGACCTCGATCAGCACCATGTTGCCGCTGTTCAGCTTGCTGATTTTCGGCGGCCCGGTGCTGCGCGACTTTTCCATTGCGCTGATCGTGGGCATTTTGATCGGCACTTATTCCAGCATTTATATCGTGGCCCCGATGGTGGTGCTGCTGGAAGAACGCATGGGCAAAAAAGCCGTGACCGGCGCGGCAACGCCCACGACGAAGTAA
- a CDS encoding GNAT family N-acetyltransferase, translated as MSTDFYPPLNLKVITPQLELRGATDELLAQLLPIVRGGVITRPPDPFDDPMSLYEDNPLRERKWLQAIWRGRGNVHPDSWRLYFVVMLNGQAVGMQDLIGVNFDTCRTVTSFSWLAPSARQRGLGREMRAAILHLAFGGFGAGEANSEAFFDNSASNRVSESMGYQPNGTDWATRRGEPAVLNRWRLEREDWEPNRRSDIELVGVDECKAVLYIE; from the coding sequence ATGTCCACCGATTTCTACCCGCCACTGAACCTCAAAGTCATTACGCCCCAGTTGGAACTGCGTGGAGCGACGGACGAACTGCTGGCCCAGCTTCTTCCTATTGTTCGTGGTGGCGTAATCACGCGCCCACCTGACCCATTCGATGATCCGATGTCGCTCTACGAAGACAATCCGCTGCGTGAAAGGAAGTGGCTTCAGGCCATCTGGCGCGGGCGGGGCAATGTTCACCCTGATTCTTGGCGTTTGTACTTTGTGGTGATGCTGAACGGGCAGGCGGTGGGAATGCAGGATTTGATCGGCGTGAATTTTGACACTTGCCGCACCGTCACCAGCTTTTCTTGGCTGGCTCCCAGTGCCCGGCAACGAGGTCTGGGACGCGAGATGCGTGCGGCCATTCTTCACCTCGCCTTTGGGGGGTTTGGCGCGGGGGAGGCGAATAGCGAGGCGTTCTTTGACAATTCGGCGTCTAACCGGGTCTCGGAGAGCATGGGCTACCAACCCAACGGCACGGACTGGGCCACCCGGCGCGGTGAACCCGCCGTGTTGAACCGCTGGCGGCTTGAGCGGGAAGACTGGGAACCAAATCGCCGCAGCGACATCGAGTTGGTGGGCGTGGACGAGTGTAAAGCCGTGCTGTACATCGAGTAA
- a CDS encoding DUF3293 domain-containing protein produces MNSPAINFQSPPSQLRSAFLSTSYGTAQRRYQLSHAGGVLPFWSLPQQRWAILTAWNPHGQASDPASNAEAQSRLRAALAAWPALEGVNGEGNWAEPSLIVPALNLRRALEIGQDFGQAALIWGVGRRAALVWCAPDVRVERFWMAAAGAYGTGQKGLLC; encoded by the coding sequence GTGAACTCTCCTGCCATCAACTTCCAATCGCCGCCCAGTCAACTGCGCTCAGCTTTCCTGTCCACTTCCTACGGCACAGCCCAGCGGCGCTACCAGTTGAGCCATGCTGGAGGCGTCTTGCCGTTTTGGAGCTTGCCACAACAGCGCTGGGCCATCTTGACGGCTTGGAATCCACACGGTCAGGCCAGCGACCCCGCCAGCAACGCCGAAGCACAGTCGCGCTTGCGGGCCGCTTTAGCAGCGTGGCCTGCCTTAGAGGGCGTCAATGGTGAAGGCAACTGGGCCGAGCCGAGTTTGATCGTGCCGGCGCTCAACCTGCGCCGCGCCTTAGAAATCGGCCAAGACTTTGGGCAAGCGGCGCTGATCTGGGGCGTGGGCCGCCGAGCAGCGCTGGTGTGGTGCGCTCCAGACGTACGGGTCGAGCGCTTTTGGATGGCTGCGGCGGGTGCTTATGGTACTGGTCAAAAAGGGCTTCTTTGTTGA
- a CDS encoding ABC transporter substrate-binding protein, with amino-acid sequence MKKPAMLLAVAAAAALGSQAHAVTVTLACGSVGQELQLCKEGAARWAKATGNTVKVFESPNLTNDRLGLYQQQLAAKSSDIDVYQLDVVWPGLLAQHFVDLKSKVPAAEVNANFKAIIAADTVNGKLVAMPWFTDAGVLYYRTDLLKKYGFTAAPKTWADLAMMAKKIQDGEQKTNKAFAGFVFQGKNYEGLTCDALEWVNSFGGGTIVDDAGKITIDNPKAAAALDAAASWVGTISPKGVTTYDEEPARGIFQSGNAAFMRNWPYAWALGQSADSKVKGMIGVAPLPAGPGGNPAATLGGWQLGVSMYSKNQDAAIALVRYLTGPAEQKIRAIEGSYNPTITSLYKDKDILKANPFFGSLLDVFTNAVARPSGPTKGKYNQVSQAFSTAVTDVLNKKTKGADAVKQLSTDLARIKGRGW; translated from the coding sequence ATGAAGAAACCCGCCATGTTGTTAGCTGTTGCCGCCGCCGCCGCGCTGGGCTCACAAGCCCACGCCGTCACCGTCACTCTCGCCTGCGGTTCCGTGGGCCAGGAACTCCAACTGTGTAAAGAAGGCGCGGCCCGCTGGGCCAAGGCCACCGGCAATACCGTCAAAGTCTTTGAAAGCCCCAACTTGACCAACGACCGTTTGGGCCTGTATCAGCAGCAACTCGCCGCCAAGAGCAGCGACATTGACGTTTACCAACTCGACGTGGTGTGGCCGGGCTTGCTGGCGCAGCACTTCGTTGATCTCAAGAGCAAAGTACCTGCCGCCGAAGTCAACGCCAACTTCAAAGCCATCATCGCCGCCGACACCGTCAACGGCAAACTGGTGGCCATGCCCTGGTTTACCGACGCAGGAGTTTTGTACTACCGCACCGACTTGCTGAAGAAGTACGGCTTTACCGCCGCTCCCAAGACCTGGGCTGACTTGGCAATGATGGCCAAGAAAATTCAAGACGGCGAGCAAAAGACCAATAAGGCCTTTGCAGGATTCGTCTTTCAGGGCAAAAACTATGAAGGTCTGACCTGCGACGCGCTGGAATGGGTCAACAGCTTCGGCGGCGGCACCATCGTCGACGATGCGGGCAAAATCACCATCGACAACCCCAAAGCCGCCGCTGCGCTCGACGCCGCCGCGAGTTGGGTCGGCACCATCAGCCCCAAAGGCGTGACCACCTACGACGAAGAACCCGCACGCGGCATCTTCCAGTCCGGCAACGCCGCTTTCATGCGCAACTGGCCCTACGCTTGGGCACTCGGCCAAAGCGCCGACAGCAAAGTCAAAGGCATGATCGGCGTGGCCCCGTTGCCCGCTGGCCCCGGTGGCAACCCCGCCGCGACCTTGGGCGGCTGGCAGCTCGGCGTGAGCATGTATTCCAAGAATCAGGACGCGGCCATCGCCTTGGTGCGCTACCTGACCGGCCCCGCAGAGCAAAAGATTCGCGCCATTGAAGGCTCGTACAACCCCACTATCACCAGCCTCTACAAAGACAAAGACATCCTGAAGGCCAACCCCTTCTTCGGCAGCCTGCTCGACGTCTTTACCAACGCGGTGGCGCGTCCTTCCGGCCCCACCAAAGGCAAGTACAACCAAGTTTCGCAGGCCTTTAGCACCGCCGTCACCGACGTGCTGAACAAGAAAACCAAAGGCGCAGACGCGGTCAAGCAGCTCAGCACCGATCTGGCCCGTATTAAAGGTCGTGGTTGGTAA
- a CDS encoding carbohydrate ABC transporter permease: MYLKRTNPTLYYLQRVGFYALVVVITLYLLIPFLWAVLTSFRKAGDLFLQPLAFATAPSTLGNYIDVFANPNFRLGLLYSLITAVGAVAIALLFGSFAAYALGRFKFRGKSAVLYIVLAVSVFPQIAVLGGLYTLINSLGLYNTPSGLILAYLIFTIPFTVWVLTSFVRDLPGELEEAALVDGASPLQTLFLVLFPVMMPALVTTGLLAFINAWNEYLFALTFTSTRRTVPVVIANYSGATQFDQPWGQIMAASIVVTIPLIILVLVFQRNIVSGLTAGAVKG; this comes from the coding sequence ATGTACTTAAAACGCACCAACCCCACTTTGTACTACCTCCAACGCGTCGGCTTTTACGCGCTCGTTGTTGTGATTACCCTTTACCTGCTGATTCCGTTTCTCTGGGCAGTACTGACCAGCTTCCGCAAAGCCGGCGACCTGTTCTTGCAGCCCCTGGCCTTTGCCACTGCGCCGTCTACGCTGGGCAATTACATCGACGTGTTCGCCAATCCCAATTTCCGTCTGGGCCTGCTCTACAGCTTGATTACCGCTGTGGGCGCGGTGGCTATTGCGCTGCTGTTCGGCAGCTTCGCGGCGTACGCGCTGGGGCGCTTCAAGTTCAGGGGCAAGTCGGCGGTGCTGTATATCGTGCTGGCCGTCAGCGTGTTTCCGCAAATCGCGGTGCTGGGCGGCCTCTACACCTTGATCAACTCGCTGGGCCTCTACAACACTCCCAGCGGCCTTATTCTCGCTTACCTGATTTTCACCATTCCCTTCACGGTCTGGGTGCTGACCTCGTTCGTGCGTGATTTGCCCGGCGAGCTGGAAGAAGCCGCGCTGGTTGACGGCGCGTCCCCGCTGCAAACCCTCTTTCTGGTTCTGTTTCCGGTGATGATGCCCGCGCTGGTGACCACTGGCCTCTTGGCCTTCATCAACGCTTGGAACGAGTACCTCTTCGCGCTGACCTTTACCAGCACCCGCCGCACCGTGCCAGTGGTGATCGCCAACTACTCCGGCGCGACGCAGTTCGACCAGCCGTGGGGCCAGATCATGGCCGCCAGTATCGTGGTCACTATTCCGCTGATTATTTTGGTGCTGGTGTTCCAGCGCAACATCGTCTCCGGTTTGACGGCGGGCGCCGTGAAAGGCTAA
- a CDS encoding carbohydrate ABC transporter permease: MTTTVPTNKAVKQRGIEATRARQAVWLLIPTMIAIILVAGYPLYRTIFFSLFEANLTSPDQKTFLGLGNFWFTTDEGVALGFLQDPKWWGAVTNTLLFTVVSVFLETVFGMIIALVVNSAFPGRAFLRTAMLVPWAIPTVVSAQMWSYMYNDSFGLIGRGLLGGTALLANPSTSIWAMIAVDVWKTTSFMALLILAGLQSLPSDMYEAADMDGASKGRQFWQMTLPLLRPALLVALVFRSLDALRVFDIMSVMVGNVSAARLSMTAYARQALIDNQLLGMGSAVSIAIFIIIMVIVVVYVTAFRVKFD; encoded by the coding sequence ATGACCACCACTGTACCCACCAATAAAGCTGTCAAACAGCGCGGCATCGAAGCGACCCGCGCCCGCCAAGCCGTCTGGCTGCTGATTCCCACCATGATCGCCATTATTTTGGTGGCGGGTTATCCGCTCTACCGCACCATTTTCTTTTCGCTGTTTGAGGCCAACCTCACCTCGCCCGACCAGAAAACCTTTCTGGGACTGGGCAATTTTTGGTTTACCACCGACGAAGGCGTTGCGCTGGGCTTTTTGCAGGATCCCAAATGGTGGGGCGCAGTCACCAATACGCTGCTCTTTACAGTGGTGTCAGTCTTTTTAGAAACTGTTTTCGGCATGATTATCGCTCTGGTGGTCAACAGCGCTTTTCCGGGCCGGGCCTTCCTGAGAACCGCCATGCTGGTGCCGTGGGCCATTCCCACCGTCGTTTCGGCGCAGATGTGGTCGTATATGTACAACGATTCGTTTGGGCTGATCGGGCGCGGTCTGCTCGGCGGAACGGCGCTGCTGGCCAACCCCAGCACCTCCATTTGGGCCATGATCGCGGTGGACGTTTGGAAAACCACTTCGTTTATGGCGCTGCTGATTTTGGCAGGCCTGCAGAGCTTGCCCAGCGACATGTACGAAGCCGCCGACATGGACGGCGCGAGTAAGGGGCGTCAGTTTTGGCAGATGACTTTGCCGCTGCTGCGCCCAGCGCTGTTGGTGGCTTTGGTGTTCCGTAGCCTCGACGCCCTGCGGGTCTTCGACATCATGTCGGTGATGGTCGGCAACGTCTCGGCGGCCCGGCTCTCGATGACCGCTTACGCCAGGCAAGCCCTGATCGACAATCAGTTGCTGGGCATGGGCAGCGCCGTGTCCATCGCCATTTTTATTATCATCATGGTGATTGTGGTGGTTTATGTCACGGCCTTCCGCGTGAAATTCGACTGA
- a CDS encoding ABC transporter ATP-binding protein — protein sequence MPLLELKNLSVNYGAIQAVRDLSLTVEQGEIVTLIGANGAGKTTTLRAISRMLKAKSGQIIFDGHDLSRVTADKVVSYGIAQSPEGRQVLARQSIADNLELGAYIRKDTAGVHGDVERMYERFPRLGERRSQLAGTLSGGEQQMLAIARALMSRPKLLLLDEPSLGLAPIIVLEIFKIIKELNAQGVTILLVEQNAKLAMQTSHRTYVMEAGQVTFSGLSSELVGDERVLHAYLGG from the coding sequence TTGCCTCTCCTAGAACTCAAAAATCTCAGCGTCAATTACGGAGCCATTCAAGCGGTGCGCGACCTCTCGCTGACCGTCGAGCAAGGCGAAATCGTGACCCTCATCGGCGCGAACGGTGCGGGCAAAACCACCACGCTGCGGGCCATTTCAAGGATGCTGAAAGCCAAAAGCGGCCAGATTATCTTCGACGGCCATGATTTGTCGCGTGTCACTGCCGATAAGGTGGTCAGCTACGGCATTGCCCAGAGTCCTGAAGGGCGGCAGGTCTTGGCCCGCCAGAGCATCGCCGATAACTTGGAACTCGGCGCGTATATTCGCAAAGATACGGCGGGCGTTCACGGTGACGTGGAGCGGATGTACGAGCGTTTTCCGCGCCTCGGCGAGCGCCGCAGCCAACTGGCCGGAACACTGTCGGGCGGAGAGCAGCAGATGCTGGCCATTGCCAGAGCGCTGATGAGCCGCCCTAAACTTCTCTTACTCGACGAACCGAGCCTCGGCCTCGCGCCGATTATCGTCCTCGAAATCTTTAAGATCATCAAAGAACTCAATGCCCAGGGCGTGACCATTTTGCTGGTCGAACAAAACGCCAAGCTCGCTATGCAGACCAGCCACCGCACTTACGTGATGGAAGCCGGGCAAGTCACCTTCAGCGGCTTGTCGAGCGAACTGGTGGGCGACGAGCGGGTGCTGCACGCTTACCTGGGCGGCTAG
- a CDS encoding CAP domain-containing protein: protein MKTPLTFLTIGFFALALTACGGANLPSPSAGAGAAVGSSEVSGGLGANSSKDAGPQDMTAEERMVLEQTNKARAVARTCGGQSFAAAGPLTWNGYLAKSARAHSQDMADKSYFSHVGLDGSTMIKRDEAAGYSAWQELGENIAAGYAIAVVVQGWIDSPSHCKTLMDPKYKELGVGYVYKQGTQYGTYWTQEYGTR, encoded by the coding sequence ATGAAAACCCCCCTGACTTTTCTGACCATCGGCTTTTTCGCTCTCGCACTGACTGCCTGCGGAGGCGCAAATCTTCCCTCGCCTTCAGCTGGAGCAGGTGCGGCGGTGGGGAGCAGCGAAGTTTCCGGCGGTTTGGGAGCCAACAGCAGCAAAGACGCGGGGCCGCAGGATATGACGGCGGAAGAAAGAATGGTGCTGGAGCAGACCAACAAGGCCCGCGCCGTCGCCCGCACCTGCGGCGGTCAGTCGTTCGCGGCCGCTGGCCCGCTGACTTGGAACGGCTACCTCGCCAAGTCGGCCCGCGCCCACTCGCAGGACATGGCCGACAAGTCGTACTTCAGCCACGTCGGCCTGGACGGCAGCACCATGATCAAGCGCGACGAAGCGGCTGGCTACAGCGCTTGGCAAGAACTCGGCGAAAACATCGCCGCCGGATACGCCATCGCCGTCGTCGTTCAAGGCTGGATTGACAGCCCCTCACACTGCAAAACATTGATGGATCCCAAGTACAAAGAGCTCGGCGTCGGCTACGTCTACAAGCAGGGCACCCAGTACGGCACCTACTGGACGCAGGAATACGGCACCCGCTGA
- a CDS encoding ABC transporter ATP-binding protein — MTLSNTLQQKPVPEIPILLDAQHLTRRFGGLVAVGDVSFQVRRGEIFGLIGPNGAGKTTLFNLMTGLTPPSSGSLSFGGQNMTGLAPYQVAEAGISRTFQNIRLFGPLSALENVKIAQHSRTHAGLWTGIFGRDKAEERRVEQRAWELLDLVGLADRAGEQAANFAYGDQRRLEIARALATQPRALLLDEPAAGMNTAEKSALTTFIREVRDQFDLTVMVIEHHVPLVMNLCDRVAVLNFGQLIAVGNPADVQRDPKVIEAYLGA, encoded by the coding sequence ATGACGCTTTCTAATACGCTTCAGCAAAAACCCGTGCCCGAAATTCCGATTCTCCTCGACGCCCAGCACCTGACGCGGCGCTTTGGCGGCCTGGTGGCGGTGGGCGACGTGTCGTTTCAGGTGCGGCGCGGCGAGATTTTCGGGCTGATCGGCCCCAACGGCGCGGGCAAAACCACTCTCTTTAACCTGATGACCGGCCTGACGCCGCCCAGCAGCGGCTCGCTGAGTTTCGGAGGCCAGAATATGACCGGCCTCGCGCCGTATCAGGTGGCCGAAGCGGGTATCAGCCGTACCTTCCAGAACATTCGGCTGTTCGGGCCGCTCTCGGCGCTGGAAAATGTCAAGATCGCCCAGCACAGCCGCACCCACGCCGGGCTGTGGACAGGCATTTTTGGCCGCGACAAAGCCGAGGAGCGCCGAGTCGAGCAGCGGGCCTGGGAACTGCTGGATTTGGTGGGTCTGGCTGACCGCGCCGGAGAGCAGGCCGCCAACTTCGCTTACGGCGACCAGCGCCGCTTAGAAATCGCCCGCGCTCTGGCCACCCAGCCGCGTGCCCTGCTGCTCGACGAACCGGCTGCGGGCATGAATACCGCCGAAAAGAGCGCCCTGACCACCTTCATTCGGGAAGTCCGTGACCAGTTTGACCTGACGGTGATGGTCATCGAACACCACGTTCCGCTGGTGATGAATTTGTGTGACCGCGTGGCGGTGCTGAACTTTGGGCAATTAATCGCGGTGGGTAACCCTGCCGACGTCCAGCGCGATCCCAAAGTCATCGAAGCGTATTTGGGGGCCTGA
- a CDS encoding branched-chain amino acid ABC transporter permease, translating to MEFLQQYGFLIATMLQQGLLGLSLYAPLMAGQLSLASPGFYAVGGYIAAILLTNPAFAGWRDSLGYGIYPLTWLLAALACALLGLIVGVPALRLRGIYLALATIAFVEILRVLSLNLEITGGAVGIFAIPQPFGFVDRWQYLWLFLPLLILTLLFFRQLSKSRTGRAFRAIREDELAADAMGVSPTRYKVLAFVIGAVLAGIVGSMSAPFLNTWNAKQGTFDASIAYLAFVLIGGSRSMWGPLVGGALLSALPEVLRGLADWRLVINGLVLVVASLYLPQGIVGSLSRKPKPPTRPKPPTLNEGPSGPPYTSETT from the coding sequence ATGGAATTTCTGCAACAGTACGGCTTTCTGATCGCCACCATGCTTCAGCAGGGTCTCCTGGGCCTGAGCCTCTACGCCCCGCTGATGGCCGGGCAACTCTCGCTGGCCAGTCCGGGGTTTTACGCGGTGGGCGGCTATATCGCTGCCATCCTACTGACCAATCCGGCCTTCGCGGGCTGGCGCGACTCGCTGGGGTACGGCATCTATCCGCTGACCTGGCTGCTCGCGGCTCTGGCCTGTGCGCTGCTCGGCCTTATTGTGGGCGTTCCGGCGCTGCGGCTGCGCGGCATCTATCTGGCACTGGCCACCATCGCCTTTGTAGAAATTTTGCGGGTGCTGTCGCTCAACTTAGAAATTACTGGCGGGGCAGTGGGGATTTTCGCCATTCCGCAACCTTTCGGCTTCGTTGACCGCTGGCAGTACCTGTGGCTGTTCTTGCCGCTGCTGATCCTGACCCTGCTGTTCTTCCGACAGCTCTCCAAATCGCGCACGGGCCGGGCCTTCCGGGCCATCCGCGAGGACGAGCTGGCCGCCGACGCGATGGGCGTGTCGCCAACCCGCTACAAGGTGCTGGCCTTTGTCATCGGCGCAGTGCTGGCCGGCATCGTCGGCTCGATGAGCGCTCCCTTTCTCAATACCTGGAACGCCAAGCAGGGCACTTTCGACGCTTCTATCGCTTACCTGGCCTTCGTGCTGATCGGCGGCAGCCGCAGCATGTGGGGGCCGCTGGTGGGCGGGGCGCTGCTGTCGGCTCTGCCAGAAGTGCTGCGCGGACTGGCCGATTGGCGCTTGGTGATCAACGGGCTGGTGCTGGTGGTGGCGAGTCTGTACTTGCCGCAGGGCATCGTGGGCAGCCTGAGCCGCAAGCCCAAGCCGCCGACCCGTCCCAAGCCGCCGACTCTCAACGAAGGCCCGTCGGGGCCGCCCTACACGTCGGAGACGACATGA
- the truD gene encoding tRNA pseudouridine(13) synthase TruD codes for MNLIFSWSALSALTPTPGSGGLLRREPADFVVEERPTYLPSGSGDHLYLHLEKVGHTTAHLARQLSVQLGVKAKDLGIAGLKDRHAVTRQWISLPAKYEARLGDFSLEGVQILETGRHTNKLGLGHLRGNRFTVRVRGAPETAAQAQSTLDLLTHLGVPNYFGPQRFGLGGLNAEEGLRVLRGESELRDPQVRRFLSSSVQSALFNRFVSLRLERGLFDGLLSGDMAKKHDTGGVFLVEDAQAESLRAARNEVSATGTLFGRKTKPLTLDAGALEAEVLGEFGLTPEVFASRRGDRRLIRIFMEDAALTPEEDGYTVSFALPKGSFATSVLRELMKTDVDAPDAGTPDEDGDDE; via the coding sequence GTGAATCTGATTTTTTCTTGGTCGGCGCTCAGCGCCTTGACGCCCACCCCCGGCAGCGGCGGCCTCCTGCGGCGAGAGCCAGCCGACTTCGTGGTCGAGGAACGCCCCACCTATTTGCCGTCCGGGAGCGGCGACCACTTGTATCTGCACCTTGAGAAAGTCGGCCACACCACCGCTCACTTGGCGCGGCAGCTCAGTGTGCAGCTCGGCGTCAAAGCCAAAGACCTCGGCATCGCGGGCCTCAAAGACCGCCACGCTGTTACCCGGCAGTGGATCAGCTTGCCTGCCAAGTATGAAGCCCGTTTGGGCGATTTCAGCTTGGAGGGCGTGCAGATTTTAGAGACGGGCCGCCACACCAACAAGCTCGGCCTCGGCCACCTGCGCGGCAACCGCTTTACTGTGCGGGTGCGCGGCGCTCCGGAGACGGCGGCGCAGGCGCAAAGCACGCTGGACTTGCTCACGCACCTCGGCGTGCCCAATTACTTCGGGCCGCAGCGCTTTGGCCTCGGCGGCCTGAATGCCGAGGAAGGCCTAAGGGTGCTGCGCGGCGAGTCGGAGCTGCGCGACCCACAAGTCCGGCGGTTCTTGAGCAGCAGCGTGCAGAGCGCTCTCTTTAACCGCTTTGTCAGCCTGAGACTAGAGCGCGGCCTGTTTGATGGGCTCCTCAGCGGTGACATGGCCAAGAAACACGACACCGGTGGGGTCTTTTTGGTCGAAGACGCGCAGGCCGAGTCGCTCCGCGCCGCCCGGAACGAAGTCAGCGCCACCGGCACGCTGTTCGGACGCAAAACCAAACCGCTGACCCTGGACGCAGGCGCACTCGAAGCTGAAGTGCTGGGCGAATTCGGCTTGACGCCCGAGGTCTTCGCTTCCCGCAGGGGCGACCGCCGCCTGATCCGCATTTTCATGGAAGACGCCGCTCTGACGCCCGAAGAAGACGGCTACACCGTCAGCTTTGCCTTGCCCAAAGGCAGCTTTGCCACTTCGGTGCTGCGCGAGCTGATGAAAACAGATGTAGACGCTCCAGACGCCGGTACACCGGACGAAGACGGAGACGACGAGTGA